In Hahella sp. KA22, one genomic interval encodes:
- a CDS encoding PilZ domain-containing protein — protein MSPTTSSDRRRFQRISFDAEVTIQQSNRSWISQLLDISFRGALVHEPADWGDADANAPFELRVNLGAEHLISFNGHLRHAEKGHLGFSCEHMDLDSASTLRRLVELNLGSSDLLERELAALIETV, from the coding sequence ATGTCGCCCACGACTTCTTCCGATCGCCGCCGCTTTCAGCGTATATCATTCGATGCGGAGGTGACTATTCAACAAAGCAACCGCAGCTGGATCAGTCAGTTACTGGATATCTCTTTTCGCGGCGCACTGGTGCATGAGCCTGCAGACTGGGGTGATGCTGACGCCAACGCGCCGTTTGAGCTTCGCGTCAACTTGGGAGCGGAGCATTTAATCAGTTTCAATGGGCATTTGCGCCACGCAGAAAAAGGCCATCTGGGGTTTTCCTGCGAGCACATGGATCTGGATAGCGCCTCAACGCTGAGACGCCTGGTGGAATTGAATTTGGGAAGTTCCGATCTGTTGGAAAGAGAACTCGCCGCACTGATTGAGACAGTGTAA